Proteins encoded by one window of Rhodamnia argentea isolate NSW1041297 chromosome 6, ASM2092103v1, whole genome shotgun sequence:
- the LOC115745557 gene encoding 50S ribosomal protein L30, translating into MNAFKAYKACVPIAWSPNLYITLVRGIPGTRRLHRRTLEALRLRKCNRTVMRWNTPTVRGMLQQVKRLVVVETEEMFKARKEKAANHRALRPPLVISHLPAPDCSS; encoded by the exons ATGAATGCCTTCAAAGCTTACAAGGCTTGTGTGCCGATTGCATGGAGCCCTAACTTGTACATAACCCTGGTTAGGGGCATTCCTGGAACCAGAAGACTTCACAGGCGTACATTGGAGGCGTTGCGGCTTCGCAAGTGTAACCGAACTGTTATGAGATGGAATACCCCTACCGTCAGAGGAATGTTGCAACAA GTAAAGAGGCTAGTCGTGGTTGAAACAGAAGAGATGTTCAAAGCCCGGAAAGAGAAGGCGGCAAACCACCGAGCCTTACGTCCACCGTTGGTCATAAGTCATCTGCCTGCCCCAGATTGCAGTTCTTAA